Proteins found in one Triticum aestivum cultivar Chinese Spring chromosome 4D, IWGSC CS RefSeq v2.1, whole genome shotgun sequence genomic segment:
- the LOC123099413 gene encoding oxalate oxidase 1-like: MGYSKNLGAGLFAMLLLAPAVLASDPDPLQDFCVANLNGKAVSVNGHPCKPLLEAGDDFLFSSKLAKAGNTSTPNGSAVTELDVAEWPGTNTLGVSMNRVDFARGGTNPPHIHPRGTEIGMVMKGELLVGILGSLDSGNKLYSRVVRAGETFLIPRGLMHFQFNVGKTDAYMVVSFNSQNPGIVFVPLTLFGSNPPIPTPVLTKALRVEAGVVELLKSKFAGGS; this comes from the coding sequence ATGGGTTACTCCAAAAACCTAGGGGCTGGCCTGTTTGCCATGCTGCTCCTTGCTCCGGCCGTCCTAGCCTCGGACCCTGACCCTCTCCAGGACTTCTGCGTTGCCAACCTCAACGGCAAGGCGGTCTCGGTGAACGGGCATCCATGCAAACCCTTGTTAGAGGCCGGCGACGACTTCCTCTTCTCGTCCAAGCTGGCCAAGGCCGGCAACACGTCCACCCCGAATGGCTCGGCTGTGACGGAGCTCGACGTGGCCGAGTGGCCCGGTACGAACACGCTGGGTGTGTCCATGAACCGCGTGGACTTCGCGCGGGGAGGCACCAACCCGCCTCACATCCACCCGCGCGGGACCGAGATCGGCATGGTGATGAAAGGTGAGCTCCTCGTTGGAATCCTCGGCAGCCTCGACTCCGGAAACAAGCTCTACTCCAGGGTGGTGCGTGCTGGAGAGACGTTCCTCATCCCGCGCGGGCTCATGCACTTCCAGTTCAACGTTGGTAAGACGGATGCCTACATGGTTGTCTCCTTCAACAGCCAGAACCCCGGCATCGTCTTCGTGCCGCTCACGCTCTTCGGTTCCAACCCGCCAATCCCCACGCCAGTGCTCACCAAGGCGCTAAGGGTGGAGGCCGGGGTCGTCGAACTTCTCAAGTCCAAGTTCGCTGGTGGGTCTTAA